A window of the Dyadobacter pollutisoli genome harbors these coding sequences:
- a CDS encoding GDP-L-fucose synthase family protein, whose amino-acid sequence MEKSAKIYIAGHRGMVGSAIHRKLVKEGFNNFILKTSSELDLRNQADVGAFFETERPEYIFLAAAKVGGIMANNIYRAEFLNDNLLIQNNIIDSAYRTEAKKLMFLGSSCIYPKLAPQPLQESSLLTGLLEPTNEPYAIAKIAGIKMCEAYRAQYGCNFISVMPTNLYGPNDNYDLNNSHVLPAMIRKFHEAKEENKPFVELWGTGSPLREFLHADDLADACYFLMQNYNEPGFLNIGVGADVTIKYLAEMIRDVTGYEGQIHWNTDKPDGTPRKLMDVGKLHELGWKHRIELADGIKLTYQDFLQKIETYAV is encoded by the coding sequence GTGGAAAAAAGTGCTAAAATTTATATTGCCGGACATCGCGGCATGGTCGGTTCCGCCATTCACAGAAAATTAGTAAAGGAAGGTTTCAATAACTTTATACTTAAAACATCCTCAGAGCTCGATCTGCGTAACCAAGCCGATGTCGGGGCTTTTTTTGAAACAGAACGTCCTGAATATATATTCCTTGCCGCAGCCAAGGTAGGCGGTATTATGGCTAACAACATTTATCGGGCCGAATTTCTGAACGATAACCTGTTGATCCAAAATAATATCATTGACAGCGCATACCGGACTGAGGCTAAAAAGCTCATGTTCCTCGGTTCGAGCTGCATATATCCAAAACTAGCGCCTCAACCTTTACAGGAAAGCTCGCTGCTGACCGGGCTCTTGGAACCTACCAATGAGCCATATGCCATTGCCAAGATAGCGGGGATCAAAATGTGTGAAGCGTATCGGGCGCAATACGGCTGTAATTTCATTTCGGTGATGCCTACCAATTTGTACGGTCCCAATGACAATTACGACCTGAATAATTCGCATGTACTTCCGGCCATGATCAGAAAATTTCATGAAGCAAAGGAGGAAAACAAGCCTTTTGTTGAGTTATGGGGCACTGGGTCGCCTCTCAGGGAGTTCTTGCATGCGGACGACCTGGCGGATGCCTGTTACTTTTTAATGCAAAATTATAATGAGCCTGGGTTCCTGAATATTGGGGTAGGTGCCGATGTTACCATCAAATATTTGGCTGAAATGATCCGGGACGTAACAGGATATGAAGGGCAGATCCATTGGAATACGGACAAACCAGACGGTACTCCCCGCAAATTAATGGACGTAGGTAAACTACATGAACTGGGCTGGAAACACCGTATTGAGCTGGCGGACGGTATTAAGCTGACTTACCAGGATTTTCTGCAAAAAATTGAAACTTACGCAGTGTAA
- a CDS encoding Lrp/AsnC family transcriptional regulator — protein MSAIIKLDQIDRKVLEILQTNAKITNAQLSKEIGLSPAPTLERVKKLEQSGIIKSYHAQLEPEKVGLGVSTFVQISLVGHRKAVTESFVEKIHAIPEVIECHHITGTGDFLLRVISKDISTYQKLMLEKINEIEEVASTQTMVILSTFKESKVLPIP, from the coding sequence ATGTCGGCCATTATTAAGTTAGACCAGATAGACCGTAAAGTACTGGAGATCTTACAAACGAACGCAAAAATAACTAACGCACAACTATCCAAAGAAATAGGGCTGTCTCCTGCGCCAACATTGGAACGCGTTAAAAAACTGGAACAATCCGGAATCATTAAAAGCTACCACGCTCAGCTTGAACCTGAAAAGGTTGGACTAGGTGTTAGCACTTTTGTTCAGATTTCATTGGTTGGGCACCGGAAAGCGGTAACTGAATCATTTGTGGAGAAGATTCACGCCATCCCCGAAGTGATTGAATGTCATCACATTACAGGTACAGGTGACTTTCTTTTAAGAGTTATCTCAAAGGACATCAGTACATATCAGAAGCTGATGCTTGAAAAAATCAATGAAATCGAAGAAGTAGCAAGTACCCAGACAATGGTTATCCTGTCTACTTTTAAAGAAAGTAAGGTTTTACCGATACCATGA
- a CDS encoding DUF4301 family protein: protein MFIEKDIVQINDRGSDIQVVEEQVRYFENGFPFLQLSKAATVGDGIIRLTDEQIAQVITDFDKSASDGEIALLKFVPASGAATRMFKSLFGFLEQGKKDKSVEEFFAKLSEFAFYEDLKTSLAADGSNIETADEKTIVSYFLTNKGLGYGELPKGLLKFHNYDSRSRTPLEEHLVEGAKYANAGGNVQIHFTVSPEHRDKFEKLVVEVLPSYQSEFGVRYIVSFSEQKSSTDTIAVNLDNTPFREKDDSLLFRPAGHGALLENLGQLDADIIFIKNIDNVVPDRIKEETITYKKALAGIVLQYQKRIFAYLEKLGGQVDASLLAELDNFFQKELCVIPPAEFGTWSDDQKKAYFVQKLDRPLRACGMVKNQGEPGGGPFWAENADGSSSLQIVESAQVDVDNDDQNNIFKNSTHFNPVDLVCGVKNGKGELYDLKKFRDPLTGFITAKSKDGKDLKAQELPGLWNGAMADWNTLFVEVPLITFNPVKTVNDLLREQHQ, encoded by the coding sequence ATGTTCATTGAAAAAGATATCGTGCAAATAAATGACCGCGGCAGCGACATTCAAGTTGTTGAAGAGCAAGTCCGTTATTTTGAAAACGGGTTTCCGTTTCTGCAGCTTTCCAAAGCCGCGACGGTAGGGGACGGAATTATCCGCCTCACGGACGAGCAAATTGCACAGGTTATTACTGATTTCGACAAAAGCGCATCGGACGGAGAGATCGCATTATTAAAATTTGTACCCGCGTCAGGAGCTGCTACGCGTATGTTCAAGTCTCTTTTTGGCTTTCTAGAGCAAGGTAAAAAAGATAAATCGGTCGAAGAGTTTTTTGCAAAATTGTCAGAATTTGCCTTTTACGAAGACCTGAAAACTTCTTTGGCCGCCGATGGAAGCAACATTGAAACTGCGGACGAAAAAACCATCGTATCCTATTTCCTTACTAACAAAGGCCTGGGATATGGTGAGCTGCCAAAAGGATTGTTGAAATTCCACAACTATGATAGCCGTTCCCGTACACCTCTGGAAGAACATTTGGTGGAAGGTGCGAAGTATGCCAATGCAGGAGGCAATGTTCAGATCCATTTTACGGTATCACCCGAGCACCGTGACAAGTTCGAAAAACTGGTGGTAGAAGTTTTGCCTAGTTATCAGAGTGAATTTGGAGTGAGATACATTGTCTCTTTTTCTGAGCAGAAAAGTTCAACGGATACCATTGCGGTTAATTTGGACAACACGCCTTTCCGTGAAAAGGACGATTCTTTATTATTTCGTCCTGCGGGCCACGGAGCGCTGCTTGAAAACCTGGGACAGTTGGATGCCGACATTATTTTTATCAAAAACATTGATAATGTAGTTCCTGACAGAATTAAAGAAGAAACTATAACCTATAAAAAGGCTCTTGCAGGAATCGTTTTGCAGTATCAAAAACGAATTTTTGCCTATCTGGAAAAACTGGGTGGACAAGTTGACGCTTCTCTTTTGGCAGAACTGGACAATTTTTTCCAAAAAGAATTGTGTGTTATTCCTCCGGCAGAATTTGGTACCTGGTCTGATGATCAGAAGAAAGCATATTTTGTTCAAAAGCTGGACAGACCTTTGAGAGCTTGCGGAATGGTTAAAAATCAGGGAGAACCAGGTGGTGGGCCATTCTGGGCTGAAAATGCAGACGGTTCTTCGTCTCTTCAAATCGTTGAATCTGCTCAGGTTGACGTCGATAATGACGACCAAAATAATATTTTCAAGAACTCTACCCACTTTAATCCGGTGGATTTGGTGTGTGGTGTGAAAAACGGAAAAGGAGAACTATATGATCTTAAAAAGTTCAGAGATCCATTGACCGGTTTCATCACAGCGAAGTCAAAAGATGGTAAAGATCTGAAAGCTCAGGAGTTACCGGGCTTGTGGAATGGTGCTATGGCGGATTGGAATACGTTGTTTGTAGAAGTTCCGTTGATCACTTTTAACCCTGTAAAAACGGTTAATGATTTATTGAGAGAGCAACATCAATAA
- a CDS encoding ATP-dependent helicase — protein sequence MSKLDKHTILNRNDYLSTLNEPQRAAVLHGEGPLMIIAGAGSGKTRVLTFRIANLIENGVDPFRILSLTFTNKASGEMRQRIEGAVGTEARNIWMGTFHSVFAKILRIEARYLGYTSDFSIYDTDDSKSLLRSIIKEYNLDDKVYKANVVFNRISGAKNRLISAEDYANNAVIQADDEAAKMKEIGRLYKTYAARCFQANAMDFDDLLFNTNILFRDFPDVLYKYQHKFQHVMVDEFQDTNVSQYLITRKLSAVHRNIVVVGDDAQSIYAFRGANIENILNFEKDFPDVVTIKLEQNYRSTSNIVNAANSVIARNKSQLKKETFTVNEEGSLIDVIKAGSDNEEGRLVATAIFEEKMQKALRNENFAILYRTNAQSRSFEEALRKLGIKYRIIGGQSFYQRKEIKDLLAYLRFTVNQRDEEAFKRIINLPKRGIGDATVAKIAVTASENNIAIWDVVANIGNYASGRTISPIEQFGTLIKSFKILVSEGKDAYEISAHIAKASGILRELYEDKTVEGLSRYENVQELLNGIKEFVDNEETEDKTLSAFLQSVSLLTNADEPDDNNDNDRVTMMTIHSAKGLEFRNVFIVGLEEDLFPSQMMLESRQDLEEERRLFYVAITRAEKKLSFSYAESRYQWGRLKMCEPSRFLLEVDQRYLNVSKMISVAAERENAPSASPFSARNLIQRKPTEPKPSPAAASYVPSADFVPSDTSDLIEGNKVEHLKFGLGVVTKMDINGTDRKATVKFDLVGEKTLLLSFAKLRIL from the coding sequence ATGAGTAAATTGGATAAACATACAATTTTGAATCGTAACGATTATTTGTCAACCCTGAATGAGCCTCAGCGCGCAGCAGTACTGCATGGCGAAGGCCCGTTGATGATCATTGCAGGTGCGGGTTCGGGGAAAACAAGGGTTTTGACATTCCGCATTGCTAACCTGATTGAGAATGGTGTGGACCCGTTCCGGATTTTGTCCCTAACTTTTACTAATAAAGCGTCGGGTGAAATGCGTCAACGGATCGAGGGTGCGGTAGGAACAGAGGCGCGGAATATCTGGATGGGGACTTTTCACTCGGTATTTGCAAAAATATTACGGATTGAAGCGAGGTACCTGGGCTACACCAGTGATTTTTCTATTTATGATACCGACGATTCTAAGTCTTTATTGAGAAGCATCATTAAGGAATATAACCTCGATGATAAGGTATATAAAGCCAATGTAGTTTTTAACCGCATATCCGGGGCTAAAAACAGGCTTATTTCGGCGGAAGACTATGCGAACAATGCAGTAATCCAGGCTGATGATGAAGCGGCGAAAATGAAAGAGATCGGAAGGCTATATAAAACGTATGCCGCCAGGTGCTTTCAAGCCAATGCCATGGACTTTGATGACCTGCTGTTTAATACCAATATCCTTTTCCGCGATTTTCCGGATGTACTATATAAGTACCAGCACAAGTTTCAACATGTGATGGTCGATGAGTTTCAGGATACCAACGTTTCGCAATACCTGATTACCCGCAAACTTTCAGCGGTTCACCGTAATATAGTTGTGGTAGGTGATGATGCCCAAAGTATTTATGCTTTCCGTGGTGCTAACATTGAGAATATCCTGAATTTCGAAAAGGACTTCCCGGATGTGGTCACGATCAAACTGGAACAAAACTACCGTTCGACCAGCAACATTGTTAATGCTGCCAACTCTGTCATTGCCCGCAACAAATCTCAGCTTAAAAAGGAAACCTTTACAGTTAATGAAGAAGGTTCCTTAATAGATGTCATCAAAGCAGGGTCTGACAACGAAGAAGGACGGCTGGTAGCGACGGCAATTTTTGAGGAAAAAATGCAGAAAGCACTGCGGAATGAGAATTTTGCCATTCTGTACCGTACCAATGCGCAGTCTAGGTCTTTCGAAGAAGCCTTGCGCAAGCTGGGGATTAAGTACCGGATCATCGGTGGCCAGTCATTTTACCAAAGAAAAGAAATCAAGGACCTGCTTGCTTATTTACGTTTTACGGTCAACCAACGCGACGAAGAAGCATTCAAACGGATCATTAACCTGCCCAAAAGAGGGATTGGTGATGCCACCGTAGCCAAAATAGCAGTTACCGCTTCCGAAAATAATATTGCGATCTGGGATGTGGTGGCCAACATTGGTAACTACGCAAGCGGCAGGACGATCTCTCCTATCGAACAATTTGGGACGCTGATCAAAAGCTTCAAGATTTTGGTAAGTGAAGGAAAAGACGCTTATGAGATCTCTGCACACATTGCAAAGGCCTCCGGTATCCTGCGAGAATTGTATGAGGACAAAACTGTGGAAGGATTATCGCGCTACGAAAACGTACAGGAGTTGCTGAACGGGATTAAGGAATTTGTCGACAATGAAGAAACCGAAGACAAAACCCTGAGCGCTTTTCTCCAGTCGGTGTCATTGTTGACCAATGCAGACGAGCCGGATGATAATAATGACAATGACCGCGTGACCATGATGACCATTCACTCTGCAAAAGGTCTTGAATTCAGAAACGTGTTTATTGTAGGGCTTGAAGAAGACCTTTTTCCAAGCCAGATGATGCTGGAAAGCCGGCAGGATCTGGAAGAAGAGAGACGCTTGTTTTATGTAGCGATCACTCGTGCTGAAAAGAAGCTGTCCTTTTCGTATGCTGAAAGCCGATATCAATGGGGCCGGTTGAAAATGTGTGAGCCAAGTCGGTTCCTGCTGGAAGTAGATCAGCGTTACCTTAATGTCTCTAAAATGATTTCGGTTGCGGCGGAACGTGAAAACGCTCCTTCGGCAAGCCCTTTTTCTGCAAGAAACCTGATCCAACGTAAACCAACGGAGCCAAAACCCAGCCCGGCCGCAGCTTCGTATGTACCTTCTGCCGACTTCGTGCCGAGCGATACTTCTGATTTGATAGAAGGAAATAAGGTGGAGCACCTGAAATTTGGGCTTGGGGTAGTGACCAAAATGGATATAAACGGAACCGACCGCAAGGCAACAGTCAAATTTGACCTGGTTGGGGAAAAAACATTATTGCTGAGTTTTGCGAAACTGAGGATACTTTAA
- a CDS encoding anthranilate synthase component I family protein, translated as MTTLNKTFPITTRHKKLLADTLTPVSIYLKLRDRFVNTILLESSDYHGNENSFTYICCDPVASFKLNNGAVTQKFPDGEEVNFTLSNPKDAVQTLYSFAQSFVSEKSTFPFITNGLFGHMTYDAVSYFEDIDIQPANPETEIDQIFYQVYRYVIAINHFKNELYIFEHQYGETKEDSGFEQIEILIKNRNFPKYGFQIASDETSNVTDDEMRKVIRKGIDHCLRGDVFQIVPSRRFSREFQGDEFNVYRALRSINPSPYLFYFDYGSYKIFGSSPEKQIFIKNGQAEIHPIAGTFRRTGDDQADAEAAQNLLNDPKETAEHVMLVDLARNDLSRSCDAVKVTNYKEVQYYSHVIHLVSKVVGKMNEGVNPLQLVADTFPAGTLSGAPKHNAMKLIDQMETSNRSIYGGAIGFMDFNGDFNHAIAIRTFLSKDNTLFYRAGMGVVAKSNVESELQEINSKLAALRQAIHVAGDI; from the coding sequence ATGACCACATTGAACAAAACCTTCCCAATAACCACCCGCCATAAAAAACTTCTGGCGGATACACTGACGCCAGTATCCATCTATTTGAAGTTAAGAGATCGCTTCGTAAATACCATTTTATTAGAAAGCTCTGATTATCACGGTAACGAAAACTCATTTACCTACATCTGTTGTGACCCCGTTGCATCTTTCAAGCTAAACAACGGAGCTGTTACCCAAAAGTTTCCCGACGGTGAAGAAGTCAACTTCACCTTATCCAATCCAAAGGATGCTGTTCAGACTCTCTATTCCTTTGCGCAAAGTTTCGTATCTGAAAAAAGCACCTTTCCGTTTATCACAAATGGCCTTTTTGGTCACATGACATACGATGCCGTTAGCTACTTCGAAGATATCGACATTCAACCTGCCAATCCTGAAACAGAAATTGATCAGATTTTCTACCAGGTTTACCGCTATGTAATTGCCATCAACCACTTCAAAAATGAACTTTACATATTTGAACATCAATATGGGGAGACAAAAGAGGATAGTGGTTTTGAACAAATTGAAATACTAATCAAGAACAGGAATTTTCCCAAATATGGCTTTCAGATTGCTTCGGATGAGACTTCCAATGTGACCGATGACGAGATGCGGAAAGTTATTCGGAAAGGAATTGATCATTGTCTTCGTGGCGATGTTTTCCAGATCGTACCCTCCAGAAGGTTCAGCCGCGAATTTCAAGGCGACGAATTCAATGTTTACCGCGCATTACGTTCGATAAACCCCTCGCCATACCTATTTTACTTCGATTATGGCAGTTACAAGATCTTCGGCTCGTCTCCTGAGAAACAAATATTCATTAAAAACGGACAGGCTGAAATTCATCCGATCGCCGGTACTTTCAGAAGAACAGGAGATGATCAGGCTGATGCAGAAGCTGCACAGAACCTTTTGAATGACCCAAAAGAGACCGCTGAGCACGTGATGCTGGTAGATCTGGCCCGAAATGACCTGAGTAGAAGTTGTGATGCCGTTAAAGTGACCAATTACAAAGAGGTTCAATACTACTCACACGTGATCCATTTGGTTTCGAAGGTAGTCGGCAAAATGAACGAGGGTGTGAATCCGCTCCAATTGGTAGCCGATACTTTCCCGGCCGGCACGCTTTCGGGAGCACCTAAGCACAATGCAATGAAACTCATCGATCAGATGGAAACCAGTAACCGGAGCATTTACGGAGGAGCGATTGGTTTTATGGATTTCAACGGCGATTTCAATCATGCCATAGCGATACGTACATTCCTCAGCAAGGACAATACATTGTTTTACCGGGCAGGTATGGGTGTGGTTGCTAAATCTAATGTAGAGAGTGAGTTACAGGAAATAAACAGTAAACTGGCTGCCTTGCGCCAGGCTATTCATGTCGCAGGAGACATTTAA
- a CDS encoding tautomerase family protein, whose protein sequence is MAQIKIYGHRSSLRSIRREFSDLLHSCIVDAFQYPENKRAHRFFYLEEGDFYYPEGRSIQYTIIEISLFQGRSIDAKKALYQLIFTRFEQVLAISPNDIEITLTETPLYNWGIRGKSGDDLVLDYKIAV, encoded by the coding sequence ATGGCACAGATCAAAATATATGGTCATAGATCCTCACTGCGGTCTATCAGGCGGGAATTTTCGGATTTACTGCATAGCTGCATAGTCGATGCTTTTCAATACCCTGAAAACAAACGGGCTCACCGGTTTTTTTATCTGGAAGAAGGTGATTTTTATTACCCTGAGGGACGAAGCATCCAATATACGATTATTGAAATCTCTCTTTTCCAAGGACGTTCTATTGACGCAAAGAAGGCATTGTACCAACTTATTTTTACCCGTTTTGAACAAGTACTAGCTATTTCTCCCAATGATATCGAGATCACATTGACCGAAACTCCTTTGTACAACTGGGGAATCCGTGGCAAATCGGGAGACGACCTGGTTCTTGATTATAAAATAGCTGTATAA
- a CDS encoding anthranilate synthase component II: MKILVLDNYDSFTYNLVYILRELHDQVEIVRNDKIALEEVRKYDKILLSPGPGIPSEAGIMHDVIREYGPSKSILGICLGHQGIGEVYGATLENMTDVLHGISDIALVTDPSERIFKGLPREIKVGRYHSWTVIPETFTEDLTITALDEKGRVMGLSHKKYDVKGLQFHPESVLTEHGKEMLQNWLWI; this comes from the coding sequence ATGAAAATTCTTGTTCTAGATAATTACGACTCTTTCACATATAACCTGGTGTACATTCTCCGTGAATTGCATGACCAGGTGGAGATCGTCAGAAATGACAAAATTGCGCTCGAAGAGGTTAGGAAATATGACAAAATCCTCCTCTCTCCCGGCCCGGGTATCCCATCCGAAGCAGGAATAATGCACGATGTAATCCGGGAATATGGTCCGAGTAAAAGCATTTTAGGAATTTGCCTTGGCCATCAGGGCATAGGCGAAGTATATGGCGCCACATTGGAGAATATGACCGATGTGTTGCATGGTATCAGCGATATTGCATTGGTTACCGACCCATCAGAGCGTATTTTTAAGGGTTTGCCACGCGAAATAAAGGTGGGACGTTACCATTCATGGACTGTCATTCCGGAGACATTTACAGAAGATCTTACTATAACTGCTTTGGACGAAAAAGGCAGGGTTATGGGTCTCTCTCACAAAAAATATGACGTAAAAGGCCTGCAATTTCACCCGGAATCAGTCCTGACAGAGCACGGAAAAGAAATGTTGCAAAACTGGCTTTGGATCTAA
- the trpD gene encoding anthranilate phosphoribosyltransferase: MKHILSHLFEYKALSKEQSKDVLIGISTGKYSNSEIAAFLTIYAMRSITVEELEGFRDAMLELCLAVDLSDYDPIDVCGTGGDGKDTFNISTLSCFVVAGAGQNVAKHGNHGVSSLCGSSTVLEYLGAKFTNDKGYLERKINDAGVCFLHAPLFHPAMKNVAPVRRELGIKTFFNMLGPMVNPVSPKKQLVGVFSLELARLFAYLYQQTDKQFLVLHALDGYDEVSLTGAFKIITAHSEQILTPAHLGLQTLRADELSGGKTVEDSAKIFMNVLNNTATAAQKQAVIANAALALYCANPGSSLEDSVAASRESLESGKALRSFKTLIEE, from the coding sequence ATGAAACATATTCTTAGCCATCTTTTTGAATATAAGGCTTTAAGTAAGGAGCAATCGAAAGACGTTCTCATTGGTATCAGTACCGGTAAGTATTCCAATTCCGAAATTGCCGCTTTTCTGACCATTTATGCCATGCGTAGCATTACTGTGGAAGAGTTGGAAGGTTTCCGGGACGCAATGCTTGAACTTTGCCTGGCCGTTGATTTGTCGGATTATGATCCTATTGATGTTTGCGGAACAGGTGGGGACGGTAAGGATACTTTTAATATTTCAACATTATCATGTTTTGTAGTGGCTGGCGCGGGGCAGAATGTGGCCAAACATGGAAACCATGGCGTGTCATCACTATGCGGATCATCCACCGTCCTGGAATATTTAGGTGCCAAGTTTACAAATGACAAAGGATACCTGGAACGAAAGATCAATGATGCTGGTGTATGTTTTTTGCACGCGCCTTTGTTTCATCCCGCTATGAAGAATGTTGCCCCTGTTCGACGCGAATTAGGCATCAAAACCTTTTTCAATATGCTCGGCCCGATGGTCAATCCGGTCTCTCCCAAAAAACAGCTTGTAGGGGTTTTTAGTCTTGAATTAGCGCGTCTTTTTGCTTATCTTTACCAACAAACGGATAAACAATTTTTGGTTCTTCACGCATTAGACGGATACGACGAAGTGTCATTGACAGGAGCTTTTAAGATCATAACCGCTCACTCTGAGCAAATCCTCACTCCCGCTCATCTAGGGTTACAAACTTTGCGCGCTGATGAGCTTTCGGGGGGTAAAACTGTTGAGGATTCTGCTAAAATTTTCATGAATGTATTGAACAACACCGCTACCGCTGCACAGAAACAGGCTGTTATAGCCAATGCGGCATTAGCTTTATACTGTGCCAATCCCGGCTCTTCACTCGAAGATTCAGTAGCTGCATCCAGGGAATCTCTGGAAAGCGGGAAGGCACTAAGAAGCTTTAAAACACTAATTGAAGAATAG
- the trpC gene encoding indole-3-glycerol phosphate synthase TrpC, translating into MNILEKIIARKQIEISESKKHKSVSALENESLFSRKTISLATALRSASSPQIISEFKRKSPSKGIINDQVLPENVTSDYVNAGAVGLSVLTDTDFFGGSFDDFLKARQANPGIPMLRKDFIVDEYQLYEAKSIGADIILLIAACLKPSEIAALSQKAHQLGLEVLLEVHNAEELEQSIGDHIDIVGVNNRNLKTFETSIETSVSLSELIPASFVKISESGLKDADTIVKLYQHGYKGFLIGETFMKTANPGAALADLQQDLTQHSNLNPLVL; encoded by the coding sequence ATGAATATTTTAGAAAAAATTATTGCCCGAAAACAAATAGAAATAAGCGAGTCCAAAAAACACAAATCGGTTTCCGCCCTGGAAAATGAGAGCTTGTTCTCGCGCAAAACTATTTCGTTAGCTACGGCCCTAAGATCTGCTTCATCTCCTCAGATCATTTCAGAATTCAAGAGAAAGTCTCCTTCCAAAGGCATTATTAATGATCAGGTGCTTCCAGAGAATGTGACTTCGGATTATGTCAATGCCGGTGCCGTAGGTTTGTCTGTGTTGACAGATACCGACTTTTTCGGCGGATCTTTTGATGATTTTCTTAAAGCCCGTCAAGCCAATCCAGGGATACCAATGCTGCGCAAAGATTTTATTGTCGATGAATATCAGCTTTACGAGGCAAAATCAATCGGGGCTGACATTATATTGCTGATCGCGGCGTGTTTGAAACCCTCCGAAATTGCTGCATTGAGCCAAAAAGCGCATCAGCTCGGGCTGGAAGTGCTACTGGAAGTGCATAATGCCGAAGAGCTCGAACAAAGCATTGGCGACCACATTGATATCGTGGGGGTTAATAACCGCAATCTCAAAACCTTTGAAACATCCATTGAAACTTCTGTAAGCCTGAGCGAACTGATCCCGGCTTCTTTTGTTAAGATATCAGAAAGCGGCCTGAAAGATGCTGATACCATTGTAAAACTGTATCAACACGGCTATAAAGGCTTTTTGATTGGTGAAACATTTATGAAAACTGCAAATCCCGGAGCCGCACTTGCTGATTTGCAACAAGACTTAACTCAACACAGCAATTTAAATCCTCTGGTTCTATGA
- a CDS encoding phosphoribosylanthranilate isomerase codes for MKIKVCGLRQQDNIEKVVALQPNFIGFIFYEKSPRFAGEELSEEFIKSIPQNIKKVGVFVNANPGHILNMVKKYDLQYVQLHGNEMPDICRSIRQKGVSVIKAFSIDEQFNFAMLNNYKSFCDLFLFDTKGDNPGGNGVAFDWKLLKKYDNEKPFLLSGGIGLENVEEIIALSKTLPIYGIDVNSRFETEPGIKDIAKLEELFSLIRVKEKEEAEA; via the coding sequence ATGAAAATAAAAGTTTGCGGACTGCGCCAGCAAGACAACATTGAGAAAGTGGTTGCACTGCAGCCTAATTTTATCGGGTTTATTTTCTACGAAAAATCACCCCGTTTTGCCGGAGAAGAACTAAGTGAGGAATTTATCAAAAGCATTCCTCAGAACATCAAAAAAGTAGGGGTTTTTGTGAATGCTAATCCCGGGCACATTCTGAATATGGTCAAAAAATATGACCTGCAATATGTCCAGCTCCATGGAAACGAAATGCCGGACATTTGCCGGAGTATCCGCCAGAAAGGCGTTAGTGTGATCAAGGCTTTCTCCATCGACGAACAGTTCAATTTTGCAATGCTTAATAACTACAAGTCTTTTTGCGATCTGTTCCTATTTGATACAAAAGGAGACAATCCAGGAGGTAACGGCGTCGCATTTGATTGGAAATTATTGAAGAAGTACGACAATGAGAAGCCATTTCTCCTCAGCGGAGGCATCGGTCTTGAAAATGTCGAAGAGATCATCGCATTGTCCAAAACACTCCCTATTTATGGTATTGATGTCAATAGCAGGTTCGAAACCGAGCCGGGTATTAAGGATATCGCCAAACTGGAAGAATTGTTTAGTCTTATTCGTGTAAAAGAGAAAGAAGAGGCGGAAGCTTAA